Proteins co-encoded in one Microbacterium hydrocarbonoxydans genomic window:
- a CDS encoding aldehyde dehydrogenase (NADP(+)) encodes MTMHDTSDDSVDQIIDRAVRASEQWKRAGIDERSRALVAVADALDQHADELIPIAQRETHLAEPRLRGELRRTSFQLRMFAEMLPEGLWLDARIDHADAEWPMGAPRPDLRRQLEPIGATLVFAASNFPFAFSVAGGDTASALAAGNAVVLKAHHGHPELSDATAAVVVDALASVGAPEGLFQTIHGTDAGVRALRASGIKAAAFTGSVRGGRALFDIASSRPEPIPFYGELGSTNPAFVTRRAADRDAAGIARDFVASVTGSAGQLCTKPGVLFVPAGSSIVSELEDQQLPPASALLNGGIESGFRDSLASTRGVAGVRTLSAGAGSNADAGADAPSPVLLETSIATLRDEMHTLMSEMFGPAALVVTYDDENELLGIADRLEGQLTATIIGEDDDEIAVDLLPKLSERAGRVLWNQWPTGVSVTWAQQHGGPYPATTAVGSTSVGMAAITRFLRPVAYQNVPEGLLPDALKESNPLGIVRRVDGILVQP; translated from the coding sequence ATGACCATGCACGACACGTCAGACGACAGCGTCGACCAGATCATCGATCGCGCGGTGCGCGCATCCGAGCAGTGGAAGCGCGCCGGCATCGACGAGCGCAGCCGTGCTCTCGTCGCGGTGGCGGATGCTCTCGACCAGCACGCCGACGAGCTGATCCCGATCGCGCAGCGCGAGACGCACCTGGCCGAGCCTCGGCTGCGGGGCGAGCTGCGTCGCACGAGCTTCCAGCTGCGCATGTTCGCCGAGATGCTGCCCGAAGGCCTCTGGCTCGACGCGCGCATCGACCACGCCGACGCCGAGTGGCCGATGGGTGCCCCTCGCCCTGACCTGCGCCGTCAGCTCGAGCCGATCGGCGCGACGCTCGTCTTCGCCGCGAGCAACTTCCCGTTCGCGTTCTCCGTCGCGGGAGGCGATACCGCGAGCGCGCTCGCCGCGGGCAACGCCGTGGTGCTCAAGGCGCATCACGGACACCCCGAGCTGTCCGACGCGACGGCCGCCGTCGTCGTCGACGCCCTCGCCTCGGTCGGTGCGCCCGAAGGCCTCTTCCAGACGATCCACGGCACCGACGCGGGTGTGCGCGCGCTGCGAGCATCCGGCATCAAGGCCGCGGCGTTCACCGGATCCGTGCGAGGCGGACGTGCCCTGTTCGACATCGCCTCGAGCCGCCCCGAGCCGATCCCGTTCTACGGAGAGCTCGGCAGCACGAACCCCGCCTTCGTGACGCGGCGCGCTGCCGACCGGGATGCCGCCGGCATCGCCCGCGACTTCGTCGCCTCGGTCACCGGCAGCGCCGGACAGCTGTGCACCAAACCCGGAGTGCTGTTCGTGCCGGCGGGATCGTCGATCGTCTCGGAGCTCGAAGACCAGCAGCTGCCGCCCGCGTCGGCACTGCTGAACGGCGGGATCGAGAGCGGCTTCCGCGACTCGCTCGCCTCGACCAGGGGAGTCGCGGGCGTGCGCACGCTCTCCGCCGGTGCGGGGTCGAATGCGGATGCCGGGGCTGATGCTCCGTCTCCCGTGCTGCTCGAGACGTCGATCGCGACACTGCGCGACGAGATGCATACGCTCATGAGCGAGATGTTCGGTCCTGCGGCGCTCGTGGTGACCTATGACGACGAGAACGAGCTGCTCGGGATCGCCGACCGACTCGAGGGACAGCTGACCGCCACGATCATCGGCGAAGACGACGACGAGATCGCCGTCGACCTTCTCCCCAAGCTGTCGGAGCGGGCGGGACGCGTGCTCTGGAACCAGTGGCCCACCGGAGTGTCGGTGACCTGGGCGCAGCAGCACGGAGGCCCGTACCCGGCGACGACCGCCGTCGGGTCGACCTCGGTGGGCATGGCGGCGATCACGCGGTTCCTGCGGCCCGTGGCGTACCAGAACGTCCCCGAAGGCCTGCTGCCGGATGCGCTCAAAGAGTCGAACCCGCTCGGCATCGTGCGCCGGGTCGACGGCATCCTGGTCCAGCCCTGA